A genomic window from Agrobacterium tumefaciens includes:
- a CDS encoding TIM barrel protein, protein MRFAINHITAPKLSLEEFFATARELGLTEVEIRNDLPDIVGTVEPAAVKAAAEKAGVTIISINALYPFNVWSGDLPARAVAMADYAAASGAKALVMCPLNDGTPVSFDDLVTALKAMKPILEERGLTGLVEPLGFPVSSLRTKAEAIKAIDAAGGGDVYRLVHDTFHHHLAGETAFFPERTGLVHISGVTDPAVSVADMLDAHRVLVDGDDRLENIAQIRTLEAAGYKGPYSFEPFATEVHELKDPAAAVKDSIDHISQGL, encoded by the coding sequence ATGCGTTTTGCCATCAACCACATCACCGCGCCGAAGCTTTCCCTTGAGGAGTTCTTCGCGACAGCCCGTGAACTCGGCCTTACCGAAGTCGAAATCCGCAACGACCTGCCTGATATCGTCGGCACGGTTGAGCCGGCGGCCGTGAAGGCGGCGGCCGAAAAGGCCGGCGTAACGATCATCTCGATCAATGCGCTTTATCCCTTCAACGTCTGGTCGGGCGACCTGCCTGCGCGGGCCGTCGCGATGGCCGATTATGCGGCGGCAAGTGGCGCGAAAGCGCTGGTCATGTGCCCGCTCAATGATGGGACGCCAGTGTCTTTTGACGATCTCGTCACGGCGCTGAAGGCCATGAAGCCGATCCTCGAAGAACGCGGCCTGACCGGCCTTGTCGAGCCACTCGGCTTCCCGGTATCATCACTGCGCACCAAGGCCGAGGCCATCAAGGCAATCGACGCGGCCGGCGGCGGCGATGTCTACAGGCTGGTGCACGACACCTTCCATCACCACCTCGCGGGCGAGACGGCGTTTTTCCCGGAACGAACGGGGCTGGTCCACATTTCCGGCGTGACCGATCCTGCCGTCTCCGTGGCCGACATGCTTGACGCTCACCGCGTTCTGGTGGATGGCGACGACCGGCTGGAGAATATCGCCCAGATCAGGACACTCGAGGCGGCCGGTTACAAGGGACCTTACAGCTTCGAGCCCTTTGCGACGGAAGTGCACGAGCTGAAGGATCCGGCAGCTGCCGTGAAGGACAGCATCGACCATATCTCTCAGGGGCTCTGA
- a CDS encoding superoxide dismutase produces MAFQLPDLPYAHDALAPSGMSEETLKFHHDLHHKAYVDNLNKAISGTEWENRNLEEIVRGTYEKGAVAQSGIFNNASQHWNHTLFWEIMGPEHHAMPKVLEEALTQSFGSVALFKQNFALAGASQFGSGWAWLVVDTDGSLKITRTENGVNPLCSGQKALLGCDVWEHSYYIDFRNKRPAYIENFLDNLVNWQAVAGRL; encoded by the coding sequence ATGGCTTTCCAGCTTCCCGACCTGCCCTATGCCCATGATGCGCTCGCCCCCTCGGGGATGTCCGAGGAGACGCTGAAGTTCCATCATGATCTTCATCACAAAGCCTATGTCGACAATCTCAATAAGGCGATATCAGGGACCGAGTGGGAAAACAGGAACCTCGAAGAGATCGTCCGAGGCACCTATGAGAAGGGTGCGGTGGCACAATCCGGCATATTCAACAACGCCTCCCAGCACTGGAACCACACTCTCTTCTGGGAAATCATGGGGCCTGAGCATCATGCGATGCCCAAGGTGCTGGAAGAGGCGCTGACACAGTCCTTCGGCTCGGTAGCATTGTTCAAGCAGAATTTCGCCCTTGCCGGCGCTTCCCAGTTCGGCTCCGGCTGGGCGTGGCTGGTAGTGGATACCGATGGTTCTCTGAAAATTACCCGCACTGAAAACGGGGTCAATCCACTGTGCTCCGGACAGAAGGCGCTTCTTGGCTGCGATGTGTGGGAACACAGCTATTACATCGATTTCCGGAACAAGCGCCCGGCCTATATCGAGAACTTCCTCGATAATCTGGTGAACTGGCAGGCGGTCGCCGGTCGTCTCTGA
- a CDS encoding ABC transporter ATP-binding protein, with protein sequence MASIRAASLMRLSISARLKRRFAGFHQQDSGSISIERQAIEHVPAHKRDVGMVFQDYAVFPHISVFDNIAFGLKQRKASSAEIRERVAKILDIVQLAPYAKRMPHELSGGQQQRVGLARALVINPKVLLMDEPLSNLDAKLRVDLRRELREIQQAMNITTVYVTHDQEEALAMSDLVCVMYGGVIQQAAPPWEVYNNPSNRFVASFVGANNFLALDRTGGQTFLSGHKVALPQADAISPERKVVAAIRPEAISMGLSAISAQDCIDLPVTIRQVSFTGREMNVAAVLSSGEEIEAITKPSPEIIALEPNQKTTFSWRAADTQLFGEGVTGERLS encoded by the coding sequence ATGGCAAGCATCCGCGCCGCCTCGTTGATGCGGCTTTCGATCTCCGCCCGCTTGAAGCGCAGGTTCGCCGGGTTTCACCAACAGGACAGTGGCAGCATCAGCATCGAAAGACAGGCGATTGAGCATGTGCCCGCCCATAAGCGTGATGTCGGGATGGTATTTCAGGATTACGCAGTTTTTCCGCATATTTCCGTGTTCGATAATATTGCCTTCGGTCTGAAGCAACGTAAGGCATCGTCCGCCGAGATCCGCGAACGAGTCGCCAAGATCCTCGATATCGTGCAGCTTGCTCCGTATGCCAAGCGCATGCCGCACGAGCTTTCCGGCGGCCAGCAGCAGCGTGTGGGCCTCGCGCGCGCACTGGTCATTAATCCCAAAGTGCTTTTGATGGACGAGCCGCTATCCAACCTCGACGCCAAACTGCGCGTGGACCTGCGGCGGGAACTGCGTGAAATCCAGCAGGCCATGAACATCACGACGGTTTATGTTACCCATGATCAGGAAGAGGCGCTCGCCATGTCCGATCTGGTTTGCGTCATGTATGGGGGAGTAATTCAGCAGGCTGCGCCACCCTGGGAAGTCTACAATAATCCCTCTAACCGTTTCGTCGCGTCTTTCGTTGGAGCCAATAACTTCCTGGCGCTTGATCGCACGGGCGGGCAGACATTCCTGTCAGGCCACAAGGTTGCACTGCCGCAAGCGGATGCGATTTCACCGGAACGGAAGGTCGTCGCAGCGATCCGCCCCGAGGCGATTTCAATGGGTCTTTCCGCGATCTCTGCTCAAGACTGCATCGACCTGCCCGTGACCATCCGTCAGGTCAGTTTCACCGGACGCGAAATGAACGTGGCGGCCGTACTCTCCTCGGGTGAAGAGATCGAGGCAATCACCAAGCCGTCACCAGAGATCATCGCCCTCGAGCCGAACCAGAAGACAACCTTTTCCTGGCGGGCGGCCGATACTCAGCTTTTCGGTGAAGGTGTGACGGGGGAGCGCTTGTCATGA
- a CDS encoding dihydrofolate reductase family protein, which translates to MAIIRGYIAASLDGLIVAGDGSLDWLYKYDDMDLGEHDYRLFLKGIRTVVMGRATYDFIAGEQSPWAYDGHRVIVVTSRPIEQPKGALEVRADPDSLIEELRALDDGDVWMLGGGRLQMAFMERGALDEIEIYVIPEMLGSGQPLFPLTGYRASPTLISATAIDKGCVRLHYRFS; encoded by the coding sequence ATGGCAATCATTCGTGGATATATAGCTGCCAGTCTGGACGGCTTGATCGTAGCGGGAGACGGGTCTCTCGACTGGCTCTACAAGTATGACGACATGGACCTCGGCGAACATGATTATCGCCTGTTCCTGAAGGGGATAAGGACTGTGGTCATGGGACGGGCGACCTATGATTTCATTGCCGGGGAGCAGAGCCCCTGGGCCTATGACGGCCACCGTGTCATCGTCGTCACGTCGCGGCCGATCGAGCAGCCGAAAGGCGCGCTGGAAGTGCGCGCCGACCCGGACTCGCTGATCGAGGAATTGCGTGCTCTCGATGACGGCGATGTCTGGATGCTCGGCGGGGGCCGGCTGCAGATGGCCTTCATGGAGCGCGGCGCGCTGGATGAGATCGAAATATATGTGATCCCGGAAATGCTCGGCTCCGGCCAGCCTCTCTTTCCTCTGACCGGTTATCGGGCAAGCCCGACGCTGATAAGTGCAACAGCAATCGACAAGGGCTGTGTGAGATTGCATTACCGCTTTTCATGA
- a CDS encoding TetR/AcrR family transcriptional regulator, with the protein MPRHKLVSDEEVLDSLLPLMLQTGPDGLTFAAAAKASGLSAATLVQRYGNREDLVESVLMRAWDNLLAQTRTGDEEEPLTPQGAISLLIRLMPGDAAEKNACDGLLLLREDIRNPKLRAKGALWGKILAQSLGRRVSKDEKAAASLGWQMAAVWQGAHTWWAFTRGEDADSAIRRALQDWVDMVERAGR; encoded by the coding sequence ATGCCAAGACACAAGCTTGTTTCCGATGAAGAGGTGCTTGACTCCCTGCTGCCGCTGATGTTGCAGACAGGGCCTGACGGTCTGACCTTCGCTGCCGCCGCCAAAGCCAGTGGCCTCTCTGCCGCTACGCTGGTACAGCGCTACGGCAACCGCGAAGACCTTGTGGAGTCTGTGCTGATGCGCGCATGGGACAACCTGCTGGCGCAGACGCGGACAGGGGACGAGGAGGAGCCGTTGACGCCGCAGGGCGCGATATCCCTGCTGATACGGCTTATGCCGGGTGACGCTGCAGAAAAGAACGCCTGTGACGGACTCCTGCTGCTTAGAGAAGATATCCGCAATCCGAAACTCAGGGCGAAAGGTGCCCTCTGGGGCAAGATTCTCGCACAATCGCTGGGGCGTCGGGTCTCGAAAGATGAAAAAGCCGCAGCGAGCCTCGGCTGGCAGATGGCGGCCGTCTGGCAGGGCGCGCACACGTGGTGGGCGTTCACCCGCGGTGAAGACGCGGATTCGGCAATTCGAAGAGCGCTTCAGGATTGGGTGGACATGGTGGAACGGGCTGGGCGGTGA
- the fdxA gene encoding ferredoxin FdxA, with amino-acid sequence MPYVVTENCIACKYMDCVDVCPVECFYEGENMLVIHPDQCIDCGICERECPAAAIRPDTEPGLHVWLDLNRHYSGIWPRVHQKRAPPENADIMNGAAAKFSIFSKKPGAGG; translated from the coding sequence ATGCCCTATGTCGTCACCGAAAACTGCATCGCCTGCAAATATATGGACTGTGTGGACGTCTGCCCGGTCGAATGTTTTTATGAAGGCGAGAACATGCTCGTCATCCATCCCGATCAATGTATCGACTGTGGCATTTGCGAGAGAGAGTGCCCCGCCGCAGCGATCAGGCCAGATACGGAGCCGGGACTGCACGTCTGGCTCGACCTCAACCGCCACTATTCCGGCATCTGGCCGCGCGTGCATCAAAAGAGAGCGCCGCCGGAGAATGCCGATATCATGAATGGCGCGGCGGCCAAGTTTTCCATTTTTTCGAAAAAACCGGGAGCGGGCGGTTAG
- a CDS encoding linear amide C-N hydrolase: MRPKTLPLFSAFTAAMVSIATLTTSVAEACTRFVYLGENNQVMTARSMDWKTDVGTNIWVFPRGMDRSGEAGPNSIKWTSKYGSVIASGYDISTTDGVNEAGLAANVLWLVESSYPVYDGKSPGLSIAAWAQYVLDNFATVEEAVRALEKNPFTIVTDNVPGEERLATLHLSLSDGSGDSAIVEYIDGKQVIHHGRQYQVMTNSPTFDHQLALNEYWKQIGGTVMLPGTNRASDRFARASFYANAIPKSENPVEAIASVFSVIRNVSVPYGITTPDQPNISSTRWRTVIDHKRKLYFFESALTPNIFWIDLTKLDLSKETGAVKKLDLGANQIHIYSGMANDSLKEAQPFKFLGL; this comes from the coding sequence ATGCGCCCGAAGACCCTGCCGCTTTTCTCTGCCTTCACCGCCGCCATGGTTTCCATCGCCACGCTCACCACGTCAGTTGCGGAAGCCTGCACGCGTTTCGTTTATTTGGGCGAGAATAATCAGGTAATGACGGCCCGTTCGATGGACTGGAAAACCGATGTGGGGACAAATATCTGGGTTTTCCCCCGCGGCATGGACCGTTCCGGTGAGGCCGGTCCGAACTCCATAAAATGGACCTCGAAATATGGCAGCGTCATTGCATCGGGTTACGACATTTCCACGACGGACGGCGTGAACGAGGCAGGCCTGGCGGCCAACGTTCTCTGGCTCGTTGAGTCGAGTTATCCCGTCTATGACGGGAAATCTCCGGGCTTGTCCATCGCAGCATGGGCGCAATATGTGCTCGACAATTTCGCGACCGTGGAGGAAGCGGTGCGTGCGCTCGAGAAAAACCCGTTCACGATCGTGACTGATAATGTCCCCGGCGAAGAGCGTCTGGCGACACTGCATCTATCGCTCTCCGATGGGAGTGGCGACAGTGCGATCGTTGAATATATCGATGGCAAGCAGGTCATCCATCACGGCCGCCAGTATCAGGTGATGACCAATTCGCCGACTTTCGACCATCAGTTGGCATTGAACGAATACTGGAAGCAGATTGGCGGCACCGTCATGCTGCCGGGCACGAACCGCGCGTCCGACCGTTTTGCCCGCGCATCCTTTTACGCAAACGCAATACCCAAAAGCGAAAACCCGGTCGAAGCCATCGCAAGCGTATTCAGTGTCATCCGCAACGTCTCCGTTCCTTACGGCATCACGACCCCGGACCAGCCCAACATATCCTCCACCCGCTGGCGCACGGTGATCGATCACAAGCGCAAGCTCTATTTCTTCGAATCCGCACTGACACCGAATATTTTCTGGATTGACCTGACGAAGCTCGATCTTTCCAAAGAGACGGGTGCAGTGAAGAAACTCGACCTCGGCGCCAATCAGATCCATATCTATTCCGGCATGGCGAATGATAGCCTGAAGGAGGCTCAACCTTTCAAATTTCTGGGGCTTTGA
- a CDS encoding ABC transporter permease — translation MTDMTATSTPGGFRLRLPGFWTSVTALAVILLAIFLILPIFSVFFISFFDAKTGALGLSNYAEVFTRRFYTVALWNTLLIGVLGMLGACLLGIPLAFCTSRYRIKGRTFIATFAVLVLCAPPFIGAYAWIMLFGANGAVTNLLSFADISLPTIYGIPGIVMVFSLKFFPYIFLMTENALNTINKSYEDAAENLGCTAFERFRKITLPLVFPAVSTGAIICFVLSIADFGTPAILGKGIRTLSTIAYAQYTSEMAGTPTMAVTISMVMIGISMAALLLQRHILAKRRYASSLTNRPVKQSMRPLKSFIVHGFCYLVVFIAMLPSLTVIYTSFLATNGPVFTGGFGLDSYARILRDSPQAIANSFTFALAAVVLIAVVSGLLSFIVVRRDNAVSGSLDLLLMVPYLIPGVVMAIGYVTTFRYPPFDITGTALIIILLVFIRRLPYGVRSTTSILRQIKPSIEEAAVNLGASPAKTFLSVTVPLMLPGLIIGSLMSFITAINELSSTLILYTARTITMPVLIYIQVIDGEFGTAAALSTVLLVSTGICVFVVFRLSEDKEASFV, via the coding sequence ATGACGGATATGACCGCCACTTCAACGCCTGGAGGTTTTCGCCTGCGGCTGCCGGGTTTCTGGACAAGTGTCACGGCGCTTGCCGTGATCTTGCTGGCAATTTTCCTGATCCTTCCGATATTCAGCGTGTTTTTCATCAGCTTTTTTGATGCAAAGACCGGTGCGCTCGGGCTCAGCAATTACGCGGAGGTATTCACGCGCCGGTTTTACACCGTGGCCCTTTGGAACACATTGCTGATCGGCGTCCTGGGCATGCTCGGTGCCTGTCTACTTGGGATCCCGCTTGCATTTTGCACGTCGCGTTATCGCATCAAGGGACGCACATTCATCGCGACCTTTGCAGTTCTTGTTCTCTGCGCACCGCCTTTCATCGGTGCTTATGCCTGGATCATGCTGTTCGGCGCCAACGGTGCGGTTACCAACCTTTTGTCTTTTGCCGACATCTCGTTGCCAACGATTTATGGAATACCCGGCATCGTCATGGTCTTCAGCCTGAAGTTCTTCCCGTATATCTTCCTGATGACGGAAAATGCTCTGAACACCATCAACAAGTCTTATGAGGATGCGGCGGAAAACCTCGGCTGCACGGCGTTTGAGCGTTTCCGCAAAATCACCTTGCCCCTTGTTTTTCCAGCAGTCAGCACAGGTGCGATCATCTGCTTCGTGCTTTCCATCGCCGACTTCGGAACACCGGCCATTCTTGGCAAGGGCATCAGAACGCTATCGACCATTGCCTATGCGCAATATACCTCCGAAATGGCGGGCACGCCGACCATGGCCGTCACGATTTCAATGGTGATGATCGGGATTTCCATGGCAGCGCTTCTTCTCCAACGGCACATTCTCGCCAAGCGCCGCTACGCCAGCTCCCTGACCAACCGACCCGTTAAACAGTCGATGCGCCCGCTGAAGTCATTCATCGTTCACGGTTTCTGCTATCTGGTAGTGTTCATTGCCATGCTGCCTTCTCTAACGGTCATCTATACATCTTTCCTGGCGACGAACGGCCCCGTCTTTACCGGCGGCTTCGGGTTGGACAGCTATGCTCGCATTTTGAGGGATTCCCCTCAGGCCATAGCCAACAGCTTTACCTTCGCACTGGCCGCAGTGGTGCTTATCGCGGTCGTCTCCGGGCTCCTGTCCTTTATCGTCGTGAGGCGCGATAATGCCGTTTCCGGCTCGCTCGATCTGTTATTGATGGTGCCGTATCTCATTCCGGGCGTCGTTATGGCGATCGGTTACGTCACGACGTTCCGATATCCTCCTTTCGATATCACCGGGACGGCGCTCATCATCATCCTTCTGGTGTTCATACGCCGGCTGCCCTATGGCGTCCGATCCACGACATCGATCCTCAGGCAGATCAAGCCGTCGATCGAGGAGGCGGCGGTTAATCTTGGAGCTTCACCCGCAAAGACATTCCTGTCGGTGACGGTGCCATTGATGTTGCCAGGCCTCATCATCGGTTCGCTGATGAGCTTCATCACCGCCATCAACGAGCTTTCCTCGACGCTGATCCTTTATACGGCGCGCACGATTACCATGCCGGTCCTGATCTACATCCAGGTAATCGACGGTGAATTCGGGACTGCGGCCGCGCTTTCGACCGTACTATTGGTCAGCACCGGGATCTGTGTCTTCGTCGTCTTTCGCCTTTCGGAAGACAAGGAAGCTTCCTTCGTCTGA
- a CDS encoding carbohydrate ABC transporter permease, with product MSNAVSFLTRTRRPGRIGLTDMLSWVWLIGGTLAVLIPVVWAAMSSLKPEAEITRFPPSLLPRAAVQVEVQGYDKPLSLWKAPIDGMEREMAMVRRIGLKAQMVDPANPGPPVSVDTREITPVQKLTIATENFTDPLTRFSFLTFLKNSVFVTFVATILTLIVNAMAAFALSKYRFRGEKAIFVLIISTLMIPLTVVMVPAYLVIVGVGLVDNLWGVIIPTVATPTGVFLLRQYMLTIPDELIEAARVDAASEFRIFWRIILPLTAPALAVLAIFSVLWRWNDFLWPLIVLSSRENFTLQVGLNAFQGEFSVQWHYILAMTFLSLAPVTVVFLFLQRYITTGIAGTGMK from the coding sequence ATGTCCAACGCCGTCTCCTTCCTCACACGCACCCGCCGCCCCGGCCGCATCGGCCTCACCGATATGCTGTCATGGGTCTGGCTTATTGGCGGCACGCTCGCCGTCCTCATCCCCGTCGTCTGGGCCGCCATGTCATCGCTGAAACCGGAAGCCGAAATCACCCGGTTTCCGCCGAGCCTTCTGCCGCGCGCCGCCGTGCAGGTGGAAGTGCAGGGTTACGACAAACCGCTCAGCCTCTGGAAAGCCCCCATCGACGGCATGGAGCGGGAGATGGCCATGGTCCGTCGCATCGGCCTCAAAGCCCAGATGGTGGACCCCGCCAATCCCGGTCCGCCGGTTAGCGTCGATACGCGGGAAATAACGCCGGTTCAGAAACTGACCATCGCGACGGAGAACTTCACCGATCCGCTCACCCGGTTCAGCTTTTTGACCTTCCTCAAGAACTCGGTCTTCGTCACTTTCGTGGCGACTATCCTGACGCTGATCGTCAATGCCATGGCAGCCTTCGCTCTCTCCAAATACCGCTTCCGCGGCGAGAAGGCGATCTTCGTGCTGATCATATCCACCCTGATGATCCCGCTCACCGTTGTCATGGTGCCGGCCTATCTCGTCATCGTCGGCGTCGGCCTCGTCGACAATCTCTGGGGCGTCATCATCCCGACGGTCGCGACGCCGACCGGCGTGTTCCTGCTGCGGCAATATATGCTGACCATTCCGGACGAGCTGATCGAGGCGGCCCGCGTCGATGCGGCAAGCGAATTCCGCATCTTCTGGCGCATCATCCTGCCGCTGACGGCGCCGGCGCTTGCGGTTCTCGCCATCTTCTCGGTGCTCTGGCGCTGGAACGACTTCCTCTGGCCACTGATTGTTCTCAGCAGCCGTGAAAACTTCACGCTGCAGGTGGGGTTGAATGCCTTCCAGGGCGAGTTCTCGGTGCAATGGCACTATATCCTCGCCATGACCTTCCTCAGCCTGGCGCCTGTCACCGTCGTATTCCTGTTCCTGCAGCGTTACATCACGACAGGCATTGCGGGGACAGGCATGAAGTGA
- a CDS encoding carbohydrate ABC transporter permease, which produces MANPKLARLSDRALDAVMAIAEVPLNFIERLIGKRRMPYIFLMPNLILFGIFTFLPIAIAVGYAFTGGTELLITDRPFVGLENFGKLLDCQSYMDPGSCRESLFWTAIWNTLWFVGFNVIATLLVALITALILNRAIAARGFFRAMFFYPVLLSPVVIGLIWKWFLDRNGLLNAFFQMLGVPPEIFLLDVGWSRFFVVVVSVWFHMGFYTLILLAGLQAIPKDLYEAAAIDAASPRRTLLRITLPLLGPNLLVVLILLMIRSVQIFDEAWVLTNGGGPGTANTFVVQYIYQMAFGSDLRLFGLASAASVLMGLVLLALTLVQLRLGKKMES; this is translated from the coding sequence ATGGCAAATCCAAAGCTTGCGAGACTGTCCGACCGCGCGCTTGACGCCGTTATGGCGATTGCCGAGGTGCCGCTCAACTTCATCGAGCGGCTGATCGGCAAAAGGCGCATGCCCTACATCTTCCTGATGCCTAACCTCATTCTTTTTGGCATCTTCACCTTCCTGCCGATTGCGATTGCCGTCGGTTATGCCTTTACCGGCGGCACCGAACTTTTGATCACCGACCGCCCCTTCGTCGGGCTGGAAAACTTCGGCAAGCTGCTGGATTGCCAGAGCTATATGGACCCGGGAAGCTGCCGGGAATCGCTGTTCTGGACGGCGATCTGGAACACGCTGTGGTTTGTCGGTTTCAATGTCATCGCCACGTTGCTGGTCGCGCTCATCACCGCCCTCATCCTCAACAGGGCGATAGCCGCGCGCGGCTTCTTCCGCGCCATGTTCTTTTATCCGGTCCTGCTGTCGCCCGTCGTCATCGGCCTCATCTGGAAATGGTTTCTGGACCGCAACGGCCTGCTCAACGCCTTCTTCCAGATGCTGGGCGTGCCGCCGGAAATCTTCCTGCTGGATGTCGGCTGGTCGCGCTTTTTCGTGGTGGTCGTTTCGGTCTGGTTCCACATGGGCTTTTATACGCTGATCCTGCTCGCCGGCCTTCAGGCCATCCCGAAGGATCTCTACGAAGCCGCCGCCATCGATGCCGCCTCGCCCCGGCGCACCCTGCTGCGCATCACCCTGCCGCTGCTTGGGCCCAACCTGCTGGTCGTGCTCATCCTCTTAATGATCAGATCGGTGCAAATATTTGATGAAGCGTGGGTTCTCACCAATGGTGGTGGACCGGGAACAGCCAATACATTCGTCGTGCAATATATCTACCAGATGGCCTTCGGCAGCGATCTGAGGCTGTTCGGCCTTGCATCCGCCGCATCGGTTCTGATGGGCCTTGTGCTTCTCGCGCTGACGCTGGTGCAGTTGCGCCTTGGCAAAAAGATGGAGTCCTGA
- a CDS encoding flavin reductase family protein, which yields MSHNLRLIDGGAVNHAHLPLKASATPAVSPREFKDAMSALAFTVAVASSAHGGERIGRTITSYMPLSAEPPLLMISIDASSRMVDLIAASRRFSVAALSRGQEEIADVFAGKGNLPDRFSIGQWDPWPSGSPQLAGALLSLDCELVGSVDAADHILFVGAITESIPDPSRKALLWSERSYTGRETGG from the coding sequence ATGTCTCATAACCTCAGGCTCATCGATGGCGGTGCGGTCAATCACGCGCATCTTCCGCTGAAAGCCTCCGCTACGCCGGCAGTCTCACCACGTGAGTTCAAGGACGCGATGAGCGCCCTCGCCTTCACCGTCGCGGTGGCCTCATCCGCCCATGGAGGTGAGCGGATCGGACGTACGATCACCTCCTACATGCCGCTCAGCGCGGAGCCACCGCTTCTGATGATCTCCATCGACGCCAGCAGCCGTATGGTCGACCTCATAGCCGCAAGCCGGCGGTTTTCCGTCGCCGCGCTGTCCAGGGGCCAGGAAGAGATCGCCGACGTTTTCGCGGGGAAGGGAAACCTGCCGGATCGGTTTTCGATCGGCCAGTGGGATCCCTGGCCTTCAGGAAGCCCTCAGCTTGCCGGGGCGCTACTCTCCCTTGATTGCGAGCTCGTCGGCTCCGTTGATGCCGCCGACCACATCCTGTTCGTTGGCGCCATCACCGAATCGATCCCAGATCCCTCACGCAAAGCCCTGCTTTGGAGCGAACGCTCCTATACCGGCAGAGAGACGGGGGGCTAG
- a CDS encoding LacI family DNA-binding transcriptional regulator, whose amino-acid sequence MKIDRKTTLKDVAREANVSLSTASHALNGTAPLTTQVRERVLEAARSLGYLENRRQKATIATLRVVLLAMTNDAAPQSDLNMVSWTMLNGFRRECEKRGIRIVPFVSTTSRLDPVTVAEAADADNVDGIVVLNDDRAQLVEALSALSRPVVLINGEDPAMIVDTVTAENRFGARLGIEHLLSLGHRDILHVTWKGRTTIRRRYDGYSDAYLAAGLTVPADMVIEVESYEPEWGEVAIRRLLAETRPLRNATATFCAADNLALGCLKALTEAGIRVPDDVSVLGFDDIMPAAFSAPPLSTIQLPADRLGGAALSLLEQRLVAADPTRPAHRLELGCRLVLRGSIAPPPK is encoded by the coding sequence ATGAAAATAGACAGGAAAACGACGCTTAAGGACGTGGCGCGGGAGGCGAATGTTTCGCTGAGTACCGCTTCGCATGCCCTCAACGGCACCGCACCCTTGACCACGCAGGTTCGCGAGCGGGTGCTGGAAGCGGCTCGTTCGCTCGGTTATCTCGAAAACCGCCGGCAGAAGGCGACGATCGCCACTCTGCGTGTCGTGTTGCTCGCCATGACCAATGATGCAGCGCCGCAGAGCGATCTCAATATGGTCAGCTGGACGATGCTGAACGGCTTCCGGCGTGAATGCGAGAAGCGCGGCATTCGCATCGTTCCCTTTGTCAGCACGACGAGCCGGCTCGATCCCGTTACCGTCGCGGAGGCTGCCGATGCCGACAATGTCGATGGCATCGTGGTCCTGAATGATGACAGGGCGCAACTGGTCGAGGCGCTGTCCGCGCTTTCCAGGCCGGTGGTCCTGATCAATGGCGAAGACCCGGCCATGATCGTCGATACGGTGACGGCCGAGAACCGTTTTGGTGCGCGGCTCGGTATCGAGCATCTGCTCTCACTCGGGCATCGCGACATATTGCATGTCACCTGGAAGGGCCGCACGACGATCCGCCGCCGTTATGATGGTTATAGCGACGCGTATCTCGCGGCAGGCCTGACAGTTCCGGCCGATATGGTTATCGAGGTGGAAAGCTACGAGCCGGAATGGGGCGAGGTCGCCATCCGCCGCCTGCTGGCCGAGACACGCCCGCTTAGAAACGCAACGGCGACCTTCTGCGCCGCCGATAATCTGGCGCTCGGCTGCCTGAAGGCGTTGACGGAGGCCGGTATCCGCGTTCCCGATGATGTCTCGGTGCTTGGTTTTGACGATATCATGCCGGCCGCCTTCAGCGCGCCGCCGCTCAGCACCATACAATTGCCCGCTGACAGGCTGGGCGGTGCCGCCCTTTCACTTTTGGAACAGCGGCTTGTGGCAGCTGATCCCACCCGACCGGCGCACCGGCTGGAACTCGGCTGTCGGCTGGTATTAAGGGGTAGCATCGCTCCGCCGCCAAAATAG